From the Salinimicrobium tongyeongense genome, one window contains:
- a CDS encoding RelA/SpoT family protein, which yields MTEAAIEKENKDIAQQYKELLRISYQTLTDEDKKLIRQAFDVAVDAHKDQRRKSGEAYIFHPIAVAKIVASEIGLDATSIAAALLHDVVEDTSYTLDDIRKMFGDTVARIVDGLTKISNLEHDKDVSLQAENFRKMLLTLNDDVRVIIIKIADRLHNMQTMDSMRTDKQEKIASETLYIYAPLAHRIGLYNIKTELEDLGLKYTEPDVYNEILQKIRESKEEQDKYIAEFTRVIEDSLDKENLQYTIKGRPKSIYSIRRKMKNQNVTFDEVYDKFAVRIIYGSDPANEKFLAWKIYSIVTDHFRPNPTRLRDWISSPKSTGYEALHITVMGPKGRWVEVQIRSERMNEIAEKGYAAHYKYKQGNQEDGLEEWVNKLQEALENSEVNAVDFVEQFKLNLYSKEIFVFTPQGELKSLPKGATPLDFAFSIHTEIGLKTRGARVNGKLVPLSSTLKTGDQVEIITSEKAKPNSNWLDYATTARARAKIKSSLKEEKKNIAEEGKAILSRKLRAQKIPFNEKTINELVIFFKLKTSLDLFYRVGVGTIDNQKLKDYAASRSNALVSFFKSKIRKQDTVEDIDRDEITAKYDQLVFGRDEEVLDYKLANCCNPIPGDSVFGFITVSEGIKVHKKDCPNAIQLQSNFAYRIIQAKWKDSTQEEFKAVIKLTGIDNIGLVNDVTREISNNMNVNIKNINFDSQDGIFTGKVTVVVKNNSLLKKLIEHLKKINGIDKVTRE from the coding sequence ATGACGGAAGCCGCTATAGAAAAAGAAAATAAAGACATTGCCCAGCAGTATAAGGAACTTCTGCGCATAAGCTACCAAACCCTTACCGATGAAGATAAAAAGCTCATTCGGCAGGCGTTTGATGTGGCGGTAGATGCCCATAAGGACCAACGCCGAAAGTCGGGCGAGGCTTATATCTTCCACCCCATTGCCGTGGCCAAAATTGTGGCTTCGGAAATTGGCCTGGACGCGACATCTATTGCCGCTGCCCTGTTGCATGATGTGGTTGAAGATACTTCTTATACCCTCGACGATATCCGGAAGATGTTTGGAGATACCGTAGCTCGAATAGTTGACGGCCTCACCAAGATCTCCAACCTGGAACATGACAAGGATGTTTCCCTGCAGGCAGAGAACTTCAGGAAAATGCTGCTTACGCTGAATGATGATGTGAGGGTGATCATCATCAAGATTGCCGACAGGCTGCACAACATGCAGACGATGGATTCCATGCGGACGGACAAGCAGGAAAAGATCGCTTCAGAAACCCTGTACATCTACGCTCCCCTGGCACATCGCATTGGCCTGTACAACATTAAAACTGAACTTGAAGACCTTGGCCTTAAATATACCGAACCTGATGTCTACAACGAGATCCTTCAGAAAATAAGGGAAAGTAAGGAGGAACAGGATAAATATATTGCTGAATTTACCCGCGTTATTGAAGATTCTCTTGATAAAGAGAACCTGCAGTACACCATTAAAGGCCGGCCAAAATCGATCTATTCGATTCGCCGGAAAATGAAGAACCAAAATGTCACTTTTGACGAGGTGTACGACAAGTTTGCCGTTAGGATCATTTACGGCAGCGATCCTGCCAATGAAAAATTCCTGGCCTGGAAGATCTATTCTATAGTGACCGACCATTTTAGGCCCAACCCCACCCGCCTGCGCGACTGGATCTCTTCACCAAAATCAACAGGCTATGAAGCCCTGCACATTACCGTGATGGGGCCAAAAGGCCGCTGGGTAGAAGTGCAGATTAGGAGTGAGCGTATGAACGAGATCGCCGAGAAAGGCTATGCCGCACACTATAAATACAAACAGGGCAACCAGGAAGACGGGCTTGAAGAGTGGGTGAACAAGCTACAGGAAGCGCTGGAAAATTCGGAAGTAAACGCTGTTGATTTTGTAGAACAGTTTAAGCTGAACCTTTATTCTAAGGAAATCTTTGTGTTCACCCCGCAGGGGGAACTAAAATCCCTTCCGAAGGGAGCTACTCCGTTAGACTTTGCCTTCAGCATACATACCGAAATAGGCTTGAAAACCCGGGGTGCCAGGGTGAACGGAAAGCTGGTACCCCTAAGCTCCACGCTCAAAACCGGCGACCAGGTAGAGATCATAACTTCAGAAAAAGCAAAACCCAACTCCAACTGGCTCGATTATGCCACCACGGCACGGGCACGGGCCAAGATCAAATCTTCTCTAAAAGAGGAAAAAAAGAACATAGCCGAAGAAGGAAAGGCCATCCTCTCAAGAAAACTACGGGCACAAAAAATCCCGTTCAACGAAAAGACCATCAACGAGCTGGTGATCTTTTTCAAACTAAAAACCAGCCTCGATCTTTTTTACCGGGTTGGGGTGGGTACCATAGACAACCAGAAGTTAAAAGATTACGCCGCTTCGCGCAGCAATGCCCTGGTGAGCTTCTTTAAAAGCAAGATCAGGAAACAGGACACCGTTGAGGATATTGACAGGGATGAGATCACTGCTAAATATGACCAGCTGGTGTTTGGCCGCGATGAAGAAGTTCTTGACTACAAACTGGCAAACTGCTGTAATCCTATTCCCGGCGACAGTGTGTTCGGGTTTATTACGGTAAGTGAAGGCATAAAAGTCCACAAAAAAGACTGTCCCAATGCCATTCAGTTGCAGAGCAATTTCGCCTACAGGATCATTCAGGCAAAATGGAAAGATTCTACCCAGGAAGAGTTCAAGGCGGTGATCAAATTAACGGGAATAGACAATATTGGGCTGGTAAATGATGTGACCCGTGAGATCTCCAACAACATGAACGTCAACATCAAGAACATTAATTTTGACAGCCAGGACGGAATTTTTACCGGGAAGGTCACGGTAGTGGTCAAGAACAACAGCCTTTTGAAAAAACTGATTGAACACCTCAAAAAAATAAACGGTATAGATAAGGTGACACGTGAATAA
- a CDS encoding M48 family metallopeptidase, with protein sequence MTANTLFWIIISIIIIDFLVDKILDALNAKHYNDPVPDSLKDVFDEQEYEKSQRYKKTNYKFGMVSSTFSVVVLLLFLFLDGFDLVDGLARSVSDNAILIALIFFGIIMLGSDLLSLPFSWYHTFGIEEKFGFNKTTPKTFILDKLKSWGMMIVLGGGILALIVWFYQLAGNNFWWYAWILVAAFSIFLNMFYARLIVPLFNKQTPLPEGDLRNKIEAYAQKEGFTLEKIFVIDGSKRSTKANAYFSGFGNEKRVTLYDTLINDLQHEEIVAVLAHEVGHYKKNHIIINLVISILSTGFTLWILSLFVGNPLLSAALGVENQGFHIGLVAFGILYSPISEITGIVMNYLSRKFEYQADNFAKQTYKAQPLISGLKKLSKNSLSNLTPHPAYVFVHYSHPPLYKRFRNLED encoded by the coding sequence TTGACTGCAAATACCCTTTTTTGGATCATCATAAGTATCATTATTATAGACTTTTTAGTCGATAAGATCCTCGATGCGTTAAATGCCAAACACTATAATGATCCTGTTCCCGATTCGCTTAAAGATGTTTTTGACGAGCAGGAATACGAAAAATCACAACGGTACAAAAAAACAAATTACAAATTCGGGATGGTTTCTTCTACCTTTTCGGTGGTGGTATTGTTGCTGTTCCTCTTCCTTGACGGCTTTGATTTAGTTGACGGCCTGGCAAGGTCGGTTTCAGATAATGCCATTTTGATCGCACTGATCTTCTTTGGTATAATAATGTTGGGAAGCGACCTGTTATCGCTCCCTTTCTCCTGGTACCACACCTTTGGAATAGAAGAAAAATTCGGTTTCAACAAAACGACTCCTAAAACCTTCATTTTAGACAAGTTAAAGAGCTGGGGAATGATGATCGTGCTGGGTGGCGGAATCCTTGCCCTCATCGTGTGGTTCTACCAGCTTGCAGGCAATAACTTCTGGTGGTATGCCTGGATACTGGTTGCCGCTTTCAGCATATTTCTGAATATGTTTTACGCCAGGCTTATAGTGCCGCTTTTCAACAAACAGACTCCCCTGCCTGAAGGCGATTTGAGAAATAAAATTGAAGCTTATGCTCAAAAAGAAGGCTTTACGCTCGAAAAAATCTTCGTGATAGACGGCTCGAAAAGAAGTACTAAGGCCAACGCCTATTTTTCGGGTTTTGGGAACGAGAAAAGAGTAACGCTGTACGATACGTTGATCAACGACCTGCAACACGAAGAGATCGTAGCGGTACTTGCACATGAGGTAGGGCACTACAAAAAGAACCACATCATCATCAACCTCGTGATTAGCATTCTAAGCACCGGCTTTACCCTGTGGATTTTATCTCTTTTTGTAGGAAACCCATTACTTTCAGCAGCACTGGGAGTAGAGAATCAGGGCTTTCATATAGGGCTGGTGGCGTTCGGTATTTTATACAGCCCAATTTCAGAAATAACAGGGATCGTGATGAATTACCTCTCGCGAAAGTTTGAATATCAGGCTGATAATTTTGCAAAACAAACGTATAAGGCACAACCTTTGATTAGCGGATTAAAGAAGCTGTCAAAGAACAGTCTTAGCAACCTCACCCCGCACCCTGCCTATGTTTTTGTACATTATTCCCACCCGCCTTTGTACAAGCGTTTCAGGAATCTTGAGGACTAA